Proteins from one Bifidobacterium sp. ESL0732 genomic window:
- the dnaK gene encoding molecular chaperone DnaK: MGRAVGIDLGTTNSCIATLEGGEPTVIVNAEGARTTPSVVAFSKSGEILVGEVAKRQAVTNVDRTISSVKRHMGTDWSVDIDGKKWTPQEISAQILMKLKRDAEAYLGEPVTDAVITCPAYFNDAQRQATKDAGKIAGLNVLRIINEPTAAALAYGLEKGKEDERILVFDLGGGTFDVSLLEIGKDEDGFSTIQVQATNGDNKLGGDDWDQKIIDWLVSEVKNKYGVDLSKDKIALQRLKEAAEQAKKELSSSTETNISMQYLAMTPDGTPVHLDETLTRAHFEEMTSDLLGRCRTPFNNVLHDANISVSDIDHVVLVGGSTRMPAVKELVKELTGGKAANQSVNPDEVVAIGAAVQSGVIKGDRKDVLLIDVTPLSLGIETKGGIMTKLIDRNTAIPTKRSEVFSTAEDNQPSVLIQVYQGEREFARDNKPLGTFELTGIAPAPRGVPQIEVTFDIDANGIVHVSAKDKGTGKEQSMTITGGSALPKDEIDRMVKEAEAHEADDKKRKEDAETRNTAESFAYQMEKMVNDNKDKLSDDVVKEVTADVNDLKEALKGEDIDKIKSAQEKLTTSSQKIGQALYAQQGAEGAAGAGAAGAAGAGSSSSSSDDDDVVDAEVVDDDDDKKDNK, from the coding sequence ATGGGACGTGCAGTAGGTATTGATCTTGGTACCACAAACTCTTGCATCGCAACGCTTGAAGGCGGCGAGCCCACGGTCATCGTGAACGCCGAGGGCGCTCGCACCACCCCGTCGGTGGTCGCGTTCAGCAAGTCCGGCGAGATTCTCGTAGGCGAGGTCGCCAAGCGTCAGGCTGTAACCAACGTCGACCGCACCATCAGCTCGGTCAAGCGCCACATGGGCACTGACTGGTCGGTGGACATCGACGGCAAGAAGTGGACTCCGCAGGAGATTTCCGCACAGATTCTTATGAAGTTGAAGAGGGACGCCGAGGCGTACCTGGGCGAGCCGGTGACCGACGCGGTCATCACCTGCCCTGCATACTTCAACGATGCACAGCGTCAGGCCACCAAGGACGCCGGCAAGATCGCAGGCCTCAACGTGCTGCGTATCATCAACGAGCCGACGGCTGCGGCACTGGCTTACGGCCTTGAAAAGGGTAAGGAAGACGAACGCATCCTGGTCTTCGACCTCGGCGGCGGCACCTTCGATGTGTCTCTGCTGGAGATCGGCAAGGATGAGGACGGCTTCTCCACCATTCAGGTGCAGGCCACGAACGGCGACAACAAGCTCGGCGGCGACGATTGGGATCAGAAGATCATCGATTGGCTCGTCAGCGAGGTCAAGAACAAGTACGGCGTCGATCTGTCCAAGGACAAGATCGCCCTGCAGCGCTTGAAGGAAGCCGCGGAACAGGCCAAGAAGGAACTTTCCAGCTCCACCGAAACCAACATTTCGATGCAATATCTGGCCATGACCCCCGACGGAACGCCTGTCCACCTCGACGAGACGCTGACCCGCGCCCACTTCGAGGAAATGACTTCCGACCTGCTCGGCCGTTGCCGTACGCCGTTCAACAACGTGTTGCACGATGCGAACATTTCGGTTTCCGACATTGACCATGTGGTCCTCGTCGGTGGCTCGACTCGTATGCCCGCTGTCAAGGAGCTCGTCAAGGAACTCACCGGTGGCAAGGCCGCGAACCAGTCCGTCAACCCGGATGAGGTCGTGGCGATTGGCGCTGCGGTGCAGTCCGGCGTCATCAAGGGTGACCGCAAGGACGTCCTGTTGATCGACGTCACCCCGCTTTCCCTTGGTATTGAGACCAAGGGTGGCATCATGACCAAGCTCATCGACCGCAACACCGCCATCCCGACCAAGCGTAGCGAAGTCTTCTCGACCGCTGAGGACAATCAGCCTTCCGTGCTGATTCAGGTCTATCAGGGTGAGCGTGAGTTCGCCCGCGACAACAAGCCGCTGGGCACCTTCGAGCTGACCGGCATCGCTCCGGCTCCTCGTGGCGTCCCGCAGATCGAGGTCACCTTCGACATCGACGCGAACGGCATCGTGCACGTGTCCGCTAAGGACAAGGGCACCGGCAAGGAACAGTCCATGACCATTACCGGCGGATCCGCTCTGCCTAAGGACGAGATCGACCGCATGGTCAAGGAAGCCGAAGCCCACGAGGCCGACGACAAGAAGCGCAAGGAAGACGCCGAGACCCGCAACACCGCCGAATCCTTCGCCTATCAGATGGAGAAGATGGTCAACGACAACAAGGACAAGCTCTCCGATGATGTCGTCAAGGAAGTCACGGCCGATGTCAACGACCTGAAGGAAGCCCTGAAGGGTGAGGACATCGACAAGATCAAGTCCGCACAGGAGAAGCTGACCACTTCCTCGCAGAAGATCGGTCAGGCGCTCTATGCACAGCAGGGTGCTGAAGGTGCCGCGGGTGCCGGTGCTGCTGGTGCGGCAGGCGCAGGCTCCAGCTCGTCCTCGTCCGATGACGACGACGTGGTTGACGCCGAAGTCGTTGACGACGATGACGACAAGAAGGACAACAAGTAA
- the grpE gene encoding nucleotide exchange factor GrpE translates to MNAGDASAQPDAGQAGADNSQANAAGAAAAAANTNGDNATDDASKADTADAADGKDGENTLTPLGQAKKEAADYLDALQRERAEFVNFRNRAKKEQDIFRQHGIIDVLTALLPALDDIDRIREHSDLDDSFAAVANKIDKAFEKFGVEKFGKKGEAFDPTKHEAILHKPDADATEETVDTVVEAGYRIGDRVIRAARVVVASPKA, encoded by the coding sequence GTGAACGCAGGCGATGCTTCCGCGCAACCGGATGCTGGCCAGGCTGGTGCTGACAATAGCCAAGCCAATGCTGCTGGTGCCGCGGCTGCCGCTGCTAATACCAACGGCGACAACGCAACCGATGACGCAAGCAAGGCTGATACGGCAGACGCTGCCGATGGCAAGGACGGCGAGAATACGCTGACACCGCTCGGGCAGGCGAAAAAGGAAGCCGCGGACTATCTTGATGCGCTCCAGCGTGAGCGTGCTGAGTTCGTCAACTTCCGCAACCGCGCGAAGAAAGAGCAGGATATTTTCCGCCAGCACGGCATCATTGATGTGCTGACCGCGTTGCTTCCGGCTCTCGACGACATCGACCGTATCCGTGAGCACAGCGATCTGGACGATTCGTTCGCCGCTGTGGCCAACAAGATCGACAAGGCGTTCGAGAAGTTCGGCGTGGAGAAGTTCGGCAAGAAGGGTGAAGCTTTCGACCCGACCAAACACGAAGCGATACTTCACAAACCGGATGCCGACGCGACCGAAGAGACTGTGGACACCGTCGTAGAGGCGGGCTATCGCATCGGCGACCGGGTAATCCGGGCCGCTCGTGTGGTGGTGGCTTCCCCCAAGGCCTAG
- a CDS encoding DnaJ C-terminal domain-containing protein, giving the protein MAENEWLDKDFYKVLGVSKDATSEEITKAYRKLARKYHPDLNKTKEAEEKFKDISEAYDVLNNADQRRKYDAIRQFAGGGARFAGGSGQGGFGGGASDFSDIFGSMFGGGAGGPGGVRFSTSGGGPTNLNDIFSMFGNAAGQGAGGYAGAGSPYGGGGGSSSYREPQRPVRGEDRNSKITLTFRQAVKGATVSLKAGGRKFKTHIPAGVKDGQKIRLPGKGKLGSNGGRAGDMYLQIHVKNDTKFSLDGNNIVMPLPVTIGEAVAGARVKANDFDGNEVTFRVPAGTSSGTEVRVGGKGVPGRDGDLVGRVVIRVPSRPSMAQKHDAKEFDKNSGEFVDEVAKERE; this is encoded by the coding sequence ATGGCTGAGAATGAATGGCTAGATAAAGATTTTTACAAGGTGCTCGGCGTCTCCAAGGACGCGACGAGCGAGGAGATTACCAAGGCTTACCGCAAGCTTGCGCGTAAGTACCATCCCGATCTCAACAAGACCAAGGAAGCCGAGGAGAAGTTCAAGGACATCTCGGAGGCCTACGATGTGCTCAACAACGCCGACCAGCGGCGCAAGTACGACGCAATCCGCCAGTTCGCGGGTGGCGGCGCAAGGTTCGCCGGCGGTTCCGGCCAAGGCGGGTTCGGTGGCGGCGCCTCCGACTTCTCCGATATCTTCGGTTCGATGTTCGGTGGTGGCGCGGGCGGCCCCGGCGGGGTTCGCTTCTCGACCTCCGGCGGTGGTCCGACCAACCTGAACGACATCTTCTCGATGTTCGGCAACGCGGCTGGCCAAGGCGCTGGCGGCTACGCGGGTGCTGGTTCGCCTTACGGCGGTGGCGGCGGGTCGAGCTCCTACCGTGAGCCGCAGCGTCCGGTGCGCGGCGAGGACCGCAACTCGAAGATCACGCTGACCTTCCGTCAGGCCGTGAAGGGCGCGACCGTCTCGCTGAAGGCGGGCGGGCGCAAGTTCAAGACCCACATCCCGGCCGGTGTGAAGGACGGGCAGAAGATCCGGCTTCCCGGCAAGGGCAAGCTCGGTTCTAACGGTGGGCGCGCAGGCGATATGTACCTGCAGATCCACGTCAAGAACGACACGAAGTTCAGCCTCGATGGCAACAACATCGTGATGCCGCTGCCGGTCACCATCGGTGAAGCGGTGGCTGGTGCCCGCGTCAAGGCGAATGATTTCGATGGCAATGAAGTGACATTCCGCGTGCCGGCTGGCACGTCGAGCGGCACCGAGGTCCGTGTCGGCGGCAAGGGTGTTCCTGGCCGTGATGGTGACTTGGTCGGACGCGTAGTGATTCGCGTGCCGAGCAGGCCCAGCATGGCGCAGAAGCACGATGCCAAGGAATTCGACAAGAATTCCGGCGAGTTCGTCGACGAGGTTGCCAAAGAGCGCGAGTGA